The following proteins come from a genomic window of Megalops cyprinoides isolate fMegCyp1 chromosome 6, fMegCyp1.pri, whole genome shotgun sequence:
- the atxn7l2a gene encoding ataxin-7-like protein 2a: MMAVRERAVAVMAALDRRVPSLDDFAGQSWSSWVERAKVFVPDGSDAEECSKNGKKKVETMTLRKEDMSIFGHCPAHDDFYLVVCSHCSQVVKPQAFEKHCERRHGPLSKLYGRLHPSPSSSLQRPRHGHPPSLHGASHAARDGRHQGAGPPRVPPQPPLTPPQYRHVKSQKEAAGFSPLDKVSGTAPPGSSSFKQPPPSESPPESPAPSLRDPPWPHGATPPSVPPASEKPLQRRGEPGRSPSLLAPLRGPRTYKKVSRKECDLDKHCGVLDPERKKLCTRLLTCNIHSIHQRRKVIGRSKNFDQLVAELKTGSKARERPAPSREGPEGSSPGPEVSGDQMGGPHCRRHLASSTAFRTRTSSESAPEEERARPEEQEAQMLSPPAHSRLSSEESEGEGQEENPEWHSSPWHPKPLAFCSFGSHALGRSVFTFDRRLHHLRSALNAMVEHHLNAHLWKKIPQATDVQTHRTLAKGSIAATVTGSSSQHSTVSTARGVGLPSASSLRTSSSNGAGRETRPQNCSPSSGTTCGLSEGTGSSQPVTPPLPASTSSPSGLSRPRNPVGRPSKQQVRLKQVEQATTSRKRRVSPEEDDSPSHDRNSVLHDKGRLPVLGRTAPSPHGPVNGALSPGHKPRPQTAPAEPHSTSPGLFKRVPPPIHTSPDPSSRGRGGGSSLHSKTVSYDHKGLGRKSKDSSPSSPKAHRLPASSHSSFFSWKKDGKGGGLSTGLEKKLSTQKPKLHH; this comes from the exons ATGATGGCGGTGCGTGAACGCGCAGTAGCAGTAATGGCTGCCCTGGATCGGCGGGTCCCCAGTCTCGATGATTTCGCAGGCCAAAGCTGGAGCTCCTGGGTCGAAAGGGCTAAAGTTTTCGTGCCGGATG GATCTGATGCAGAGGAGTGCAGCAAGAATGGGAAGAAAAAGGTGGAAACGATGACCCTGCGGAAGGAAG ACATGTCCATCTTCGGACACTGCCCGGCGCACGATGACTTCTACCTGGTGGTGTGCAGCCACTGCAGTCAGGTGGTGAAGCCGCAGGCCTTCGAGAAGCACTGTGAGAGACGCCACGGGCCCCTCAGCAAGCTGTACGGCcgcctccacccctccccctcctcctccctgcagcgGCCCCGCCACGGACACCCCCCGTCCCTGCACGGGGCGTCCCACGCTGCGCGGGACGGCAGGCATCAGGGAGCGGGGCCCCCCCGGGTCCCGCCGCAGCCCCCCCTCACGCCGCCTCAGTACAGACATGTGAAATCCCAGAAGGAGGCAGCTGG CTTTTCGCCATTGGATAAAGTTTCTGGGACTGCCCCTCCCGGTAGCTCGAGTTTCAAGCAACCCCCTCCTTCGGAGTCCCCCCCGGAGTCCCCGGCCCCCAGCCTCCGAGATCCCCCTTGGCCCCATGGTGCCACTCCGCCCAGCGTGCCGCCCGCTTCAGAGAAGCCGCTGCAGCGGAGAGGGGAGCCGGGCCGCTCCCCCAGCCTCCTCGCCCCACTCCGCGGCCCCAGGACCTACAAGAAAGTTTCCA GGAAAGAATGCGACCTGGACAAGCACTGTGGAGTGCTGGACCCGGAGAGGAAGAAACTGTGTACCAGGCTGCTGACTTGCAAT atccactCCATCCACCAGCGGAGGAAGGTTATTGGTAGAAGCAAGAACTTTGACCAGCTGGTGGCAGAGCTGAAGACCGGGTCCAAGGCGCGGGAGCGGCCGGCCCCATCCAGGGAGGGGCCCGAGGGCTCCTCTCCCGGCCCCGAGGTTTCCGGGGACCAGATGGGAGGGCCGCATTGCAGGAGACACCTCGCCAGCAGCACGGCGTtcag GACCAGGACATCGTCGGAGAGCGCCccggaggaggagagggcgCGACCGGAGGAGCAGGAGGCGCAGATGCTTTCTCCTCCCGCTCACAGCCGGCTCTCCAGCgaggagagcgagggggaggggcaggaggagaACCCTGAGTGGCACTCAAGCCCCTGGCACCCAAAACCGCTCGCT ttTTGCTCATTTGGCAGCCATGCTCTGGGCCGCAGTGTCTTCACCTTCGACCGAAGATTACACCACCTGCGGTCCGCTCTGAATGCCATGGTGGAGCACCACCTCAACGCCCACCTGTGGAA GAAAATACCTCAAGCGACAGATGTCCAGACACATCGCACCTTGGCCAAGGGCTCGATCGCTGCCACCGTTACTGGCTCCAGCTCCCAGCATTCCACAGTCAGTACTGCCAGGGGGGTGGGACTTCCCAGTGCTTCCTCCCTCAGGACTTCCTCCTCGAATGGGGCCGGGAGGGAGACACGGCCACAGAACTGCTCCCCCAGCTCCGGCACCACCTGCGGCCTGTCAGAAGGCACAGGGAGCAGCCAGCCTGTGACTCCGCCCCTCCCTGCCAGTACCTCCTCGCCCTCAGGCCTCAGCCGCCCGCGCAATCCCGTAGGCCGGCCGAGCAAGCAGCAGGTGCGCTTGAAGCAGGTGGAGCAAGCCACCACTTCTCGCAAGCGGAGGGTGTCCCCCGAAGAGGACGACTCGCCTAGCCACGACAGGAACTCTGTGCTCCACGACAAAGGACGGTTGCCTGTTCTGGGCAGGACGGCCCCCTCCCCTCACGGACCAGTCAATGGCGCCCTGTCGCCCGGACACAAACCGCGCCCTCAGACAGCCCCCGCGGAGCCTCATTCAACCTCCCCGGGGCTGTTCAAGCGTGTGCCTCCCCCTATTCACACATCCCCTGACCCTTCCTCTCGAGGCAGGGGGGGCGGCTCGAGCCTGCACAGTAAGACAGTCAGTTATGACCACAAGGGTCTAGGCAGGAAAAGCAAGGACAGCAGCCCATCATCCCCCAAAGCTCACCGGCTGCCCGCCTCCTCTCACTCCAGCTTTTTCTCCTGGAAGAAAGACGGCAAGGGAGGAGGGCTCTCCACAGGACTGGAGAAGAAACTCAGCACGCAGAAG CCAAAACTGCATCACTGA
- the LOC118779099 gene encoding cytochrome b561 domain-containing protein 1 isoform X2, whose amino-acid sequence MRPIDFCLCMTEGILLFSTEGSPFCFKSRKGKVRLHWFLQALVVLGGATGLGFMVASKRVSERPHLATWHSLLGVGTLVATALQAACGLCLLFPKLQGVTSHARLRLYHATCGLVAYLLATVTVVLAMFTDWFQATVKGLLWYAFLLLPLFPALVVMNQITNAYLPKKKITT is encoded by the exons ATGCGGCCAATAGAT TTCTGTCTGTGCATGACAGAGGGGATCCTGCTCTTCTCCACGGAGGGCTCGCCGTTCTGCTTCAAGTCCCGCAAGGGGAAGGTGCGCCTGCACTGGTTTCTGCAGGCTCTGGTGGTGCTGGGCGGGGCCACGGGCCTGGGCTTCATGGTCGCCAGCAAGCGGGTGTCAGAGCGCCCCCACCTGGCCACCTGGCATAGCCTGCTGGGCGTGGGCACGCTGGTGGCCACCGCGCTCCAGGCGGCCTGCGGCCTCTGCCTGCTCTTCCCCAAGCTGCAGGGCGTGACCTCGCACGCCCGCCTCCGGCTCTACCACGCCACCTGCGGCCTGGTGGCCTACCTCCTGGCCACGGTCACCGTGGTGCTGGCCATGTTCACCGACTGGTTCCAGGCCACCGTCAAGGGCCTGCTGTGGTACgccttcctgctgctgcccctCTTCCCCGCCCTGGTGGTGATGAACCAGATCACCAATGCCTACCTTCCCAAGAAGAAGATCACCACCTGA
- the LOC118779099 gene encoding cytochrome b561 domain-containing protein 1 isoform X1 yields MRTDVEYSPVGEGLGMNEFWLYVWMRRVAVIAAHVVALGFTILMSLLSRPGTSLFSWHPVCMSVAFCLCMTEGILLFSTEGSPFCFKSRKGKVRLHWFLQALVVLGGATGLGFMVASKRVSERPHLATWHSLLGVGTLVATALQAACGLCLLFPKLQGVTSHARLRLYHATCGLVAYLLATVTVVLAMFTDWFQATVKGLLWYAFLLLPLFPALVVMNQITNAYLPKKKITT; encoded by the exons ATGCGGACGGACGTGGAGTACAGTCCCGTCGGCGAGGGACTGGGGATGAACGAGTTCTGGCTCTATGTGTGGATGCGGAGAGTGGCGGTGATCGCTGCGCATGTCGTCGCCCTGGGATTCACTATATTAATGTCTCTACTATCCCGACCGGGAACAA GTCTCTTTTCCTGGCATCcagtgtgcatgtctgttgcA TTCTGTCTGTGCATGACAGAGGGGATCCTGCTCTTCTCCACGGAGGGCTCGCCGTTCTGCTTCAAGTCCCGCAAGGGGAAGGTGCGCCTGCACTGGTTTCTGCAGGCTCTGGTGGTGCTGGGCGGGGCCACGGGCCTGGGCTTCATGGTCGCCAGCAAGCGGGTGTCAGAGCGCCCCCACCTGGCCACCTGGCATAGCCTGCTGGGCGTGGGCACGCTGGTGGCCACCGCGCTCCAGGCGGCCTGCGGCCTCTGCCTGCTCTTCCCCAAGCTGCAGGGCGTGACCTCGCACGCCCGCCTCCGGCTCTACCACGCCACCTGCGGCCTGGTGGCCTACCTCCTGGCCACGGTCACCGTGGTGCTGGCCATGTTCACCGACTGGTTCCAGGCCACCGTCAAGGGCCTGCTGTGGTACgccttcctgctgctgcccctCTTCCCCGCCCTGGTGGTGATGAACCAGATCACCAATGCCTACCTTCCCAAGAAGAAGATCACCACCTGA